One Triticum dicoccoides isolate Atlit2015 ecotype Zavitan chromosome 5B, WEW_v2.0, whole genome shotgun sequence genomic window carries:
- the LOC119310990 gene encoding beta-ureidopropionase-like, whose product MESSNGKPPQGEEEGKAAGSIGGHESLHRLLESNLSPELFKEASRLLLGLNCAHPLDAVSLPGATTDLAKAHNFDVQAFRFNADKEHMRQPRIVRVGLIQNSIAIPTTCHFADQKKSIMEKVKPIIDAAGASGVNILCLQEAWTMPFAFCTREKRWCEFAEPVDGESTQFLQELAQKYNMVIVSPILERDINHGETIWNTVVVIGNNGNIIGIHRKNHIPRVGDFNESTYYMEGNTGHPVFETAYGKIAVNICYGRHHPLNWLAFGLNGAEIVFNPSATVGELSEPMWPIEARNAAIANSYFVGSINRVGTEVFPNPFTSGDGKPQHADFGHFYGSSHFSAPDASCTPSLSRYRDGLMISDMDLNLCRQIKDKWAFRMTARYDMYANLLSEYLKPDFKPQIIADPLINKRA is encoded by the exons ATGGAGAGCTCCAACGGCAAGCCGCCGcagggagaggaagaggggaaggcggCGGGGTCGATCGGAGGCCACGAGTCACTGCACAGGCTCCTCGAGTCCAACCTCTCCCCCGAGCTCTTCAAG GAGGCAAGCCGGTTGCTTTTGGGGCTGAATTGTGCACACCCTCTTGATGCTGTTTCCCTGCCCGGGGCCACCACTGATCTTGCCAAAGCGCATAATTTCGATGTGCAG GCATTCCGTTTCAACGCTGACAAAGAGCATATGAGGCAACCGCGGATTGTTCGAGTTGGCCTAATTCAGAACTCAATTGCTATTCCAACGACTTGTCATTTTGCTGATCAAAAGAAGTCTATCATGGAGAAAGTAAAACCCATCATAGATGCAGCTGGTGCTTCTGGTGTCAATATTTTGTGCTTACAG GAAGCCTGGACAATGCCATTTGCCTTCTGCACGCGTGAAAAACGATGGTGTGAGTTTGCTGAGCCTGTTGATGGAGAATCGACTCAGTTTCTTCAAGAGCTCGCACAGAAATATAATATGGTAATTGTCAGCCCTATCCTTGAAAGGGATATAAACCATGGAGAGACTATATGGAATACCGTTGTTGTAATTGGAAATAATGGCAACATAATTGGCATTCATCGAAAG AATCACATCCCAAGAGTTGGCGACTTCAATGAGAGCACATACTATATGGAAGGTAACACTGGGCATCCAGTGTTTGAAACAGCTTATGGCAAAATTGCTGTAAACATCTGCTACGGCAGGCATCATCCTCTGAATTGGCTTGCATTTGGCCTCAATGGAGCTGAAATAGTTTTCAACCCATCTGCAACTGTCGGTGAACTTAGTGAACCAATGTGGCCTATTGAG GCAAGGAATGCTGCAATTGCAAATAGCTACTTTGTCGGATCAATTAACCGGGTAGGCACAGAGGTATTCCCGAACCCATTCACTTCTGGTGATGGGAAACCTCAGCATGCCGACTTTGGTCATTTCTATGGATCCAGCCATTTCTCAGCGCCTGATGCTTCCTGCACCCCATCGCTATCGCGCTACCGAGATGGCTTGATGATATCTGACATGGACCTGAACTTATGCCGCCAGATCAAAGACAAGTGGGCCTTCCGCATGACTGCTCGGTATGACATGTATGCTAACTTGCTTTCAGAGTACTTGAAGCCAGATTTTAAGCCTCAGATCATCGCGGATCCCTTGATAAATAAGAGGGCTTAA